One genomic window of Paucidesulfovibrio gracilis DSM 16080 includes the following:
- a CDS encoding BLUF domain-containing protein, which translates to MHMVRLLYASRPSEDFCSRDLDDILEESRKLNKRDHITGVLCHSETSFLQWIEGPRESVNALYNRLQRHPKHTDLLLLEYAYIHRRDFADWSMAAVATDNIPLNLLQRFTVLERYDPFTMSGDAARIFLLDVSREGLPQADGQG; encoded by the coding sequence ATGCATATGGTCCGGCTACTTTATGCCAGTCGTCCTTCCGAGGATTTTTGTTCTCGGGATTTGGATGATATTCTTGAGGAATCGCGCAAGCTGAATAAGCGAGACCACATCACGGGAGTGTTGTGTCATTCGGAAACGTCGTTTTTGCAGTGGATCGAGGGACCGCGGGAGAGCGTGAACGCGTTGTATAATCGGCTGCAACGCCACCCCAAACATACGGATTTGCTTTTGCTGGAATATGCGTACATCCACCGCCGGGATTTCGCGGATTGGAGCATGGCGGCTGTGGCCACGGACAATATCCCATTGAATCTTTTGCAGCGGTTCACGGTGCTGGAGCGTTATGACCCCTTTACCATGAGCGGTGACGCGGCGCGGATTTTTTTGTTGGATGTTTCACGTGAGGGATTGCCTCAAGCCGATGGGCAGGGCTGA
- the msrB gene encoding peptide-methionine (R)-S-oxide reductase MsrB, with product MKNLIATSLALGVLAIGSLGMTPFRGTARAAFAERIPNRESLRTAVFAGGCFWCTEADFEKIPGVVGVISGYTGGQTPDPGYEEVCSGQTGHMEAVQVWYDPEKVSYSFLLDWFWRHVDPTDDGGSFVDRGGQYASAIFYQDEQQRQLAEESKSRLEDSGILKSPVVTPILPLGTFYEAEAYHQGYHERNSTRYRSYRCSSGRDAFLRNVWGDKKDSMEPVLGTNPAKPSQEELRCRLTPLQFKVTQEEGTEPPFDNEYWDNHAPGIYVDRVSGEPLFSSTHKFDSGTGWPSFTQPLEKENITTHEDRKLLSVRTEVRSRQGDNHLGHVFDDGPNPTGMRYCINSAALRFIPKEDLEAEGYGDYAPLFE from the coding sequence ATGAAAAACTTGATCGCAACCAGCCTGGCGTTGGGTGTGCTGGCCATTGGCTCGCTGGGCATGACCCCGTTCCGAGGTACGGCGCGGGCCGCTTTTGCCGAACGCATCCCAAACCGGGAGTCCCTGCGGACAGCAGTGTTCGCCGGAGGATGTTTCTGGTGCACGGAAGCGGATTTCGAAAAAATCCCAGGAGTGGTGGGCGTCATCTCCGGGTACACGGGCGGACAGACTCCGGACCCGGGATACGAAGAGGTTTGTTCCGGCCAAACAGGACACATGGAGGCCGTCCAGGTCTGGTATGATCCTGAAAAGGTGAGCTATTCCTTCTTGCTGGATTGGTTCTGGCGGCACGTGGATCCCACGGACGACGGCGGTTCCTTTGTGGATCGAGGCGGGCAATACGCCTCGGCCATTTTTTATCAGGATGAACAACAGCGCCAGCTCGCCGAGGAATCCAAGTCGCGGCTGGAGGACTCGGGCATTCTGAAAAGCCCCGTGGTCACGCCCATCCTGCCTCTCGGTACATTTTACGAGGCCGAAGCATACCACCAGGGCTACCACGAGCGAAACAGCACACGCTACCGCTCCTATAGATGCAGTTCCGGACGGGACGCGTTTCTCCGCAACGTCTGGGGGGACAAGAAGGATAGCATGGAGCCTGTTCTCGGCACGAACCCCGCAAAGCCCTCCCAAGAGGAATTGCGCTGCCGGCTCACGCCCCTGCAATTCAAGGTGACCCAGGAGGAAGGAACCGAACCGCCCTTTGATAACGAATACTGGGATAACCACGCACCAGGAATCTACGTGGACCGCGTATCCGGCGAACCGCTGTTCAGCTCCACGCACAAGTTCGATTCCGGCACGGGCTGGCCCAGCTTCACCCAACCTCTGGAAAAAGAAAACATCACAACCCACGAGGACCGCAAGCTGCTCAGCGTACGCACCGAGGTACGCAGTCGCCAGGGCGACAACCACCTCGGCCATGTGTTCGACGATGGCCCGAACCCCACAGGAATGCGCTACTGCATCAATTCCGCGGCACTCCGGTTTATCCCAAAAGAAGATCTGGAGGCGGAAGGCTATGGGGACTATGCCCCCCTGTTTGAATAA
- a CDS encoding EAL and HDOD domain-containing protein — translation MTQTPTPLPTDSGESVFIARQPIFTAEQKVWGYELLFRSSATANTAGVLDDDLATSQVIADGFTLARPGLSQGQRVLINFPERLLLEEAPMALPPSLCVVEVLETVTPSQEVLEIIKRLKSEGYTVAMDDYIGEAALDPFLDLADILKVDILALDSDPERIRQALDRVKGRKLQLLAEKVENETVFAQCRELGFTLFQGFFFSKPEILPGRKVPAGAAAKLSLLKELSSPDFESSRIAEIINTDPALSYRLFRYVNSAAFGLSRKVESVRHAVNLIGQKPLVHWLQAVILADLNPSARASEVSFLSLQRAKFMGELAPALQISSQTAFTLGLFSMLDALLRIDMEQVLESLPLEAELADVLTGRAQGALHSMLVLARSYEKADVPAIVEHCERLGLDQSLSDAACVQAMNWVQSVLGLGE, via the coding sequence ATGACGCAGACACCGACACCACTTCCCACGGATTCCGGGGAATCCGTCTTCATCGCCCGGCAGCCCATCTTTACGGCGGAGCAAAAAGTCTGGGGCTACGAATTGTTGTTCCGTTCCTCGGCAACGGCGAACACTGCCGGGGTGTTGGATGATGATCTGGCCACGTCCCAGGTCATTGCGGACGGATTCACCCTGGCACGGCCCGGGCTGAGCCAGGGGCAACGCGTTTTGATCAACTTTCCCGAGCGGCTTCTTTTGGAAGAAGCCCCCATGGCACTGCCGCCGAGCCTCTGCGTGGTGGAGGTGTTGGAAACCGTCACGCCCTCCCAGGAAGTGCTTGAGATCATCAAACGGCTTAAGTCCGAGGGCTACACCGTGGCCATGGACGACTATATCGGGGAAGCCGCGCTGGATCCGTTTTTGGATTTGGCGGACATCCTCAAGGTGGACATTCTGGCGCTGGATTCCGACCCGGAACGCATCCGGCAGGCTTTGGATCGGGTCAAGGGGCGCAAGCTGCAGCTGTTGGCCGAAAAGGTCGAGAATGAGACCGTGTTTGCCCAATGCCGGGAACTCGGTTTTACCCTGTTTCAGGGATTTTTTTTCAGCAAGCCGGAAATTCTTCCGGGCCGCAAGGTTCCTGCCGGTGCCGCGGCCAAGCTCAGCCTGCTCAAGGAATTATCCAGCCCGGACTTTGAATCCTCGCGCATCGCGGAGATCATCAATACGGACCCGGCTCTTTCCTATCGGTTGTTCCGCTATGTGAATTCCGCGGCGTTTGGTTTGTCCCGCAAGGTGGAGTCCGTGCGGCACGCCGTGAACCTGATCGGCCAAAAACCGCTGGTCCACTGGCTCCAGGCCGTTATCCTCGCGGACCTCAACCCTTCGGCCCGCGCTTCGGAAGTGAGTTTTCTTTCGCTGCAACGGGCCAAGTTCATGGGAGAGCTGGCTCCGGCATTGCAGATTTCCTCCCAGACCGCGTTTACCCTGGGGTTATTTTCCATGCTGGACGCCTTGCTGCGCATCGACATGGAGCAGGTGCTGGAATCCCTGCCCCTGGAGGCGGAATTAGCGGATGTGTTGACCGGTCGCGCCCAGGGTGCGCTTCATTCCATGCTGGTCCTGGCCCGAAGCTATGAAAAGGCCGATGTACCGGCCATTGTGGAGCATTGCGAGCGGCTCGGTCTGGACCAGTCGCTTTCGGACGCGGCCTGTGTGCAGGCCATGAACTGGGTGCAGTCGGTTCTGGGCCTGGGCGAATAG